A window of Streptomyces sp. Je 1-332 genomic DNA:
TGCTCTCGGGGCTCCTGCCCCCCATCGCGGACGACATGGACGTCTCCATCCCCCGCGCGGGCCTCCTCATCTCCGCCTTCGCCATCGGCATGGTCATCGGCGCCCCCCTCCTGGCCGTGGCGACCCTGCGGCTGCCCCGCCGGACGACCCTCATCACGCTCATCACCGTCTTCGGACTCGGCCAGGTCGCCGGGGCGCTCGCGCCCACGTACGAGATCCTCTTCGCGTCCCGCGTCGTCAGCGCGTTCGCCTGTGCGGGGTTCTGGGCGGTCGGCGCGGCCGTCGCCATCGCGATGGTGCCGGTCAACCAACGCGCCCGCGCCATGGCCGTGATGATCGGCGGCCTCTCCATCGCCAACGTGCTCGGCGTCCCCGCCGGCGCCTTCCTCGGCGACAACTTCGGCTGGCGGTCCGCCTTCTGGGCGGTCGGCGCCGCCTCCGCGATCGCTCTCGTCGGCGTACTGACGCTCATCCCGCGCATCCCGCTGCCGGCCGAGAAGCCGCGCCTGAAGCGGGAGCTGACCATCTACCGCGACCGGCAGGTCTGGCTCTCCATCGCCGTCACCGCCCTCGCGGCGGGCGGCGTCTTCTGCGCGTTCTCGTACCTCTCCCCGCTCCTGACGGACGTCGCGGGCCTCGACGAGGGCTGGGTGCCGACCGTCCTCGGCCTCTTCGGGCTCGGCGCCCTCATCGGCACGGCGATCGGCGGCCGCGTCGCCGACGCGCACCTCTTCGGCGTCCTGCTCAGCGGCATCGCGGCCTCGACGGTGTTCCTCGTGACGCTCGCGCTGTTCGCCGGCACGGCGGCCGTGGCGATCGCCCTTTCCTTCCTCCTCGGCGTCTCCGCCTTCTACACCGCCCCGGCGCTCAACGCCCGGATGTTCAACGTCGCCGGCGCCGCCCCCACCCTGGCCGGCGCGACCACGACGGCCGCGTTCAATCTGGGCAACACCGGCGGCCCCTGGCTCGGCGGCACGGTGATCGACCTCGACCTGGGCTACGCCTCGACGGCGTGGGCGGGCGCGGCGATGACGGCCGTCGCGATCATCGCGGTCAACGCGTCCCTGCGGCTGCACCGCAGGACACCGAGCCGCGTGGTCACGGCATCGGCGGGCGGCACGAGTGACACGAGCGGCACGAGCGGCACGAGCGACACGAGCGACACCGCTACGCCGGCCGCCCCTTCGGCCGCCGCAGCCCCGCCTCCGTGAGCCTGCGCACCAGTTCCTTGGAGCCGATCTCCACCGCGCCCGCGCGGACCGCGTCCTCGTAGCGGTGCGACGGCAGGTCGTAGTGGTCGCGCTCGAAGGCGCGGGCGGGGGCGCCGATGCCCGCGGCGAACGCGTGCAGTTCCTCGTACGAGACGTCGCTGACCAGGTGGGACCACATGCGGCCGTGACCCGGCCACGTCGGCGGGTCGATGTAGACCGTCACGACAGGCCGCCCACCGGGGCCACCACGACGCCCGCCTTGCCGCACACCCAGTGCGGGTCGGGCCCCAACTCGGGCTCCACGTCCAGCGCGTGCGGGTCACCCGCGCCGCAGACCGGGCAGAGCGGCCAGCGGCCGTAGCGCTCCAGGAGCGCGTCCTGGACGTCCTGGGCGACCAGGCCCGCCACGTACTCGACGCCCTCGGGCCACTGCTCGACCCACCAGCGGCGGTGCGCCACCGACTCCTCGACCAGCGAGACGACCTCGGCCTGGGCGACCTCGCGCGCCACGAGATCGGCGAGGACAAGTGCACGAGCGGCATGCAGCGCCTGCTCCAGGGGGTCGATCGCGTCCATGCAGCCATTGTCCACCCCACGCGCAACCCGCCGAAGATCCAACCGGAACGGAGGTGAGGCAGGTGACCGAGATCGGGACCAAAGGGGTCTTGACCCATTCGGGGTCCGAAAATATCTT
This region includes:
- a CDS encoding DUF4031 domain-containing protein, which codes for MTVYIDPPTWPGHGRMWSHLVSDVSYEELHAFAAGIGAPARAFERDHYDLPSHRYEDAVRAGAVEIGSKELVRRLTEAGLRRPKGRPA
- a CDS encoding Cmx/CmrA family chloramphenicol efflux MFS transporter produces the protein MPVAVYILGLAVFALGTSEFMLSGLLPPIADDMDVSIPRAGLLISAFAIGMVIGAPLLAVATLRLPRRTTLITLITVFGLGQVAGALAPTYEILFASRVVSAFACAGFWAVGAAVAIAMVPVNQRARAMAVMIGGLSIANVLGVPAGAFLGDNFGWRSAFWAVGAASAIALVGVLTLIPRIPLPAEKPRLKRELTIYRDRQVWLSIAVTALAAGGVFCAFSYLSPLLTDVAGLDEGWVPTVLGLFGLGALIGTAIGGRVADAHLFGVLLSGIAASTVFLVTLALFAGTAAVAIALSFLLGVSAFYTAPALNARMFNVAGAAPTLAGATTTAAFNLGNTGGPWLGGTVIDLDLGYASTAWAGAAMTAVAIIAVNASLRLHRRTPSRVVTASAGGTSDTSGTSGTSDTSDTATPAAPSAAAAPPP